The following are from one region of the Advenella mimigardefordensis DPN7 genome:
- a CDS encoding ABC transporter permease subunit gives MFSFILRRLAILIPTFFGITILTFLLIHMIPGDPVMTMLGERNVDPEMYKSIMARLGLDQPLHIQYLHYLGGLLQGDFGKSFSSQSSVWGEFAALFPATLELGICALLFGSVFGILLGVLAAIKRGTVLDHGVMGLSLTGYSMPIFWWGLMLIMLFSSYLGWTPVSGRISLAYDVQPYTGFMLIDSLIAQIQDPEYNGGAFMDAVMHLILPSVVLGTIPLAVISRMTRSSMLEVMGEDYVRTARAKGLSPRRVIFVHTLRNAMISVVTVIGLQISTLIGGAVLTETIFSWPGIGKWLVDAIFRRDYPVVQNGLLIVAVLIILVNLAVDIVYGVVNPRIRHAK, from the coding sequence ATGTTTTCTTTTATTCTCCGGCGTCTGGCGATTCTGATACCCACTTTTTTTGGTATCACGATCCTGACGTTTCTTCTTATTCATATGATTCCCGGTGATCCGGTGATGACCATGCTGGGTGAACGCAATGTTGACCCGGAAATGTACAAGTCCATCATGGCGCGGCTTGGGCTGGACCAGCCGCTGCATATTCAGTATCTGCACTATCTGGGCGGTTTGCTGCAGGGCGATTTCGGTAAATCCTTTTCCAGTCAAAGCAGTGTCTGGGGTGAATTCGCAGCCCTGTTCCCCGCCACACTGGAGCTGGGCATCTGTGCCCTCTTGTTCGGTTCGGTGTTCGGCATCCTGCTGGGTGTACTGGCCGCCATCAAGCGCGGAACGGTCCTTGATCACGGGGTTATGGGTCTCTCACTCACCGGCTACTCCATGCCGATTTTCTGGTGGGGCCTGATGCTGATCATGCTGTTTTCATCCTATCTGGGCTGGACGCCGGTGTCCGGTCGTATCAGTCTGGCCTATGACGTACAGCCCTATACCGGCTTTATGCTGATCGATTCGCTGATCGCCCAGATTCAGGACCCGGAATACAACGGCGGCGCTTTCATGGATGCCGTTATGCATTTGATTCTGCCATCGGTTGTGCTGGGCACGATTCCACTGGCGGTCATTTCGCGAATGACCCGCTCTTCCATGCTGGAAGTCATGGGGGAAGATTATGTTCGCACCGCCAGGGCCAAGGGCCTGTCGCCACGCCGCGTCATTTTTGTTCATACGCTGCGTAATGCCATGATTTCGGTGGTAACGGTGATTGGTTTGCAAATCAGTACGCTGATTGGTGGTGCCGTGCTGACGGAAACCATTTTTTCCTGGCCTGGTATTGGCAAGTGGCTGGTTGATGCTATTTTCCGGCGCGACTATCCGGTGGTGCAAAACGGGCTGTTGATTGTGGCTGTCCTGATTATCCTGGTCAATCTGGCGGTAGACATCGTTTACGGCGTTGTTAATCCGCGAATTCGCCATGCAAAGTAA
- a CDS encoding ABC transporter substrate-binding protein produces the protein MKINATRMVLTALLGGLATTAQAAGTLVYCSEGSPAGFDTAQYSAGTDFDASAEAVYNGLVGFKRGSTEVVPALAEKWDISDDGLVYTFHLRPGVKFQTSRFFTPTRGLTADDVVYTFERMMSKDHPFRKAYPTEFPYFTDMGMDKNLKSVEKVDDNTVKFTLNEVDAAFVQNMAMPFAVVLSKEYMEKLLADGKPEMINQQPLGTGPFVFERYQKDAQIRYKANKDYWDKAEGPLVDNLIFAITKDPSVRAQKLKANECQLASYPLPADVDRLKQDPNLKVQSNPGFNVGFIYYNTEKEQLKKPEVRVALDMAINKPAIIKAVYGGQGVLADGPMPVSQWSYDDTIKSRPTDIAKAKELLKQAGYPDGFEMGLWSLPVVRPYNPNGRLMAEMIQSDWAKIGVKVKISTYEWGEYLKRAKQGTHDAIMVGWTGDNGDPDNWLGNLLSCNSVGGVNYSRFCYKPFDDLVVKAKRVTDKQERTNLYKEAQKIFHEQMPMSPIGTSIVNVPMNKKVEGFKISPFGLFQFYGVSLK, from the coding sequence ATGAAGATAAATGCGACACGCATGGTTCTGACAGCCCTGCTCGGTGGACTTGCGACGACAGCGCAGGCGGCAGGCACACTGGTCTATTGCTCAGAAGGCAGCCCGGCCGGTTTTGATACAGCACAATACAGCGCCGGTACCGATTTCGATGCCTCGGCCGAAGCGGTTTACAACGGGCTGGTGGGTTTTAAGCGGGGCTCCACCGAAGTGGTCCCGGCACTGGCTGAAAAATGGGATATTTCCGATGACGGTCTGGTCTACACCTTCCATCTGCGTCCCGGCGTCAAATTTCAGACGTCACGCTTTTTCACCCCCACGCGCGGGCTGACGGCAGACGATGTGGTGTACACATTCGAACGCATGATGAGCAAAGATCATCCGTTCCGTAAAGCGTATCCTACGGAATTTCCATACTTTACCGATATGGGCATGGATAAAAACCTGAAATCGGTGGAAAAAGTGGACGACAATACGGTCAAGTTCACGCTGAATGAGGTTGATGCCGCTTTTGTGCAGAATATGGCCATGCCCTTTGCCGTGGTCCTTTCCAAAGAATATATGGAAAAACTGCTGGCTGACGGCAAGCCCGAGATGATCAACCAGCAGCCGCTGGGTACCGGCCCGTTCGTTTTTGAGCGCTACCAGAAAGATGCGCAGATTCGCTACAAAGCGAATAAAGACTATTGGGACAAGGCAGAAGGTCCGCTGGTGGATAATCTGATTTTCGCCATTACCAAAGATCCTTCCGTGCGCGCCCAGAAGCTCAAGGCCAACGAATGCCAGCTGGCTTCGTACCCCTTGCCGGCCGATGTCGACCGCCTCAAGCAGGATCCTAACCTGAAAGTACAGTCCAATCCTGGTTTTAACGTAGGTTTCATTTATTACAACACCGAGAAAGAGCAGTTGAAGAAACCCGAAGTACGCGTAGCGCTGGATATGGCCATCAATAAACCGGCCATTATCAAGGCAGTGTATGGCGGGCAGGGCGTGCTGGCCGATGGGCCCATGCCGGTCAGCCAGTGGTCTTATGATGACACCATCAAAAGCCGTCCCACAGACATTGCCAAAGCCAAGGAACTGCTCAAGCAAGCGGGCTACCCCGACGGGTTTGAGATGGGCTTGTGGTCCTTGCCTGTGGTACGCCCTTATAACCCGAATGGTCGCCTGATGGCAGAGATGATTCAGTCAGACTGGGCCAAAATTGGCGTCAAAGTCAAAATCAGTACGTATGAATGGGGTGAATACCTCAAGCGCGCCAAACAGGGTACACATGACGCCATCATGGTGGGCTGGACCGGCGATAACGGCGATCCGGACAATTGGCTGGGCAACCTGCTGTCGTGCAACTCGGTCGGTGGCGTTAACTATTCACGCTTCTGTTATAAACCGTTTGACGACCTGGTGGTCAAGGCCAAACGCGTGACTGACAAGCAGGAGCGCACCAATCTGTATAAGGAAGCACAGAAAATCTTCCATGAGCAGATGCCCATGTCGCCTATCGGTACATCGATTGTAAACGTCCCCATGAACAAGAAAGTCGAAGGCTTCAAGATCAGTCCTTTCGGCCTTTTCCAGTTCTACGGCGTCAGTCTGAAGTAA
- a CDS encoding ABC transporter substrate-binding protein, which produces MKIRFSRSMLAALFACSITTAQAADKTLIYCSSASPAGFDIAQYAAVTDSEASAATVYNGLVAFKRGSTEVIPALAEKWDISADGLVYTFHLRRGVKFHTTRFFTPTRELTADDVVYTFERMMSKEHPFRKAYPADFPYFTDMGLDKNLKSVEKVDDHTVKFTLHNLDASFVQNMAMSFAIIHSREYMEKLLADGTPELINQQPLGTGPFVFQRYQKDAQIRFKANKDYWNKEDGPLVDNLVFAITKDSAVAAQKLKAGECHIAYSPLPADIELLKKDPNIKILSAPGFNVGYVYYNTEKGPLRNPQVRVALDMAINKPAIIKAVYGGLGVLAHGPMPTSQWSYDETIKSRPHDLDKARELLVQAGYPDGFDLGLWALPVARLHNSRLTAELIQADWAKIGVRVKLNTYEWAEYLKRARQGSHDVIMVGWVGDNGDPDNWLGNLLACRSVGGSNFSRFCHKPMDELLNKAKRLTDKEERTRLYKEAQAIFHEQMPMSPIATALQSVPMSNKVDGFRINPFGIYQFFGVSLK; this is translated from the coding sequence ATGAAGATACGTTTTTCGCGCAGCATGCTGGCGGCGTTATTCGCTTGTTCTATAACAACAGCGCAGGCGGCAGACAAGACACTCATCTATTGTTCATCAGCAAGCCCGGCTGGGTTCGATATTGCACAATATGCAGCGGTGACCGATTCCGAGGCGTCGGCCGCAACAGTCTATAACGGCCTGGTGGCCTTTAAAAGAGGCAGTACGGAAGTGATTCCGGCGCTGGCCGAAAAGTGGGATATTTCCGCCGATGGGCTGGTTTATACCTTCCATCTGCGGCGTGGCGTTAAATTTCATACCACGCGATTTTTTACGCCGACCCGGGAGCTGACCGCAGACGATGTGGTGTATACCTTCGAGCGAATGATGAGCAAGGAACATCCATTTCGCAAGGCGTACCCCGCAGATTTTCCATACTTCACCGATATGGGCCTGGATAAAAACCTGAAGTCGGTGGAAAAGGTCGATGACCATACGGTGAAGTTCACGCTTCACAACCTGGATGCGTCATTTGTGCAGAACATGGCCATGTCGTTCGCCATTATCCACTCCAGGGAATATATGGAGAAACTGCTTGCCGATGGTACGCCGGAACTGATCAACCAGCAGCCGCTGGGTACCGGCCCCTTTGTGTTCCAGCGCTATCAGAAAGACGCGCAGATCCGCTTCAAGGCCAACAAGGACTACTGGAACAAAGAAGACGGCCCGCTGGTAGACAACCTGGTGTTTGCCATTACCAAGGATTCGGCCGTCGCCGCGCAGAAACTCAAGGCCGGCGAATGCCATATCGCCTATTCGCCTCTGCCGGCGGATATCGAGCTGCTGAAGAAAGATCCCAATATCAAGATTTTGTCTGCTCCCGGCTTTAACGTGGGTTATGTTTACTACAACACAGAGAAAGGCCCCTTGCGCAATCCGCAGGTGCGGGTGGCACTGGATATGGCCATTAACAAGCCGGCGATTATCAAGGCCGTTTATGGCGGATTGGGTGTGCTGGCGCATGGTCCCATGCCGACCAGCCAATGGTCCTATGACGAAACGATCAAAAGTCGTCCGCATGATCTGGATAAAGCCAGAGAGCTGCTGGTGCAGGCAGGCTACCCTGACGGGTTTGATCTCGGTCTATGGGCATTGCCGGTGGCGCGCCTGCATAATAGCCGCCTGACGGCTGAACTGATTCAGGCCGACTGGGCCAAAATCGGCGTGCGGGTAAAGCTCAACACGTATGAGTGGGCGGAATATCTCAAGCGTGCCCGCCAGGGAAGCCACGATGTCATTATGGTTGGCTGGGTGGGCGACAACGGGGATCCCGATAACTGGCTGGGCAACCTGCTGGCCTGCCGTTCCGTGGGAGGCAGCAATTTCTCACGTTTCTGCCATAAGCCGATGGATGAATTGCTGAACAAAGCAAAACGTCTGACCGACAAAGAGGAACGCACCCGCTTATACAAGGAGGCTCAGGCCATCTTTCATGAACAGATGCCCATGTCACCCATCGCGACCGCACTGCAGAGCGTACCCATGAGCAATAAAGTGGACGGTTTCAGGATCAATCCTTTTGGAATCTATCAATTTTTTGGCGTCAGTCTGAAATAG
- a CDS encoding ABC transporter substrate-binding protein, protein MKGNTTRIILSALFAGIAGAAQAAGTLIYCSEGSPAGFDTPQYTSGTDFDASARSIYNGLVSFRRGSTEVIPELAEKWDISENGLEYTFHLRRGVKFHTTRFFTPTRELIADDVVYTFERMMDKNHPFRKAYPAEFPYFTDMGMDKNLKSVQKIDDYTVKFTLNEVDAPFLQNMAMAFAVIFSKEYMEKLLNEGKPQLLNQQPLGTGPFVFDRYQKDAQIRYRANTAYWDKEEGPLVDNLIFAITKDPTVRAQKLRSGECHIASHPLPADVERLKKESNLKVLSSPGFNVGFIYYNTEKTPLQKPEVRMALDMAINKPAIIKAVYGGQGVLAEGPMPTTQWSYDDTLKGRSYDVGKAKALLKEAGYPDGFEMGLWSLPVARPYNPNGRLMAELIQADWAKIGVRVSISTYEWGEYLRRAQKGEHDVIMAGWTGDNGDPDNWLGNLLSCGAVGGSNYSRFCYRPFDDLVVRARRETDQQGRTQLYKEAQKIFHEQMPMSPIGTSIVNVPMNKKVQGFKISPFGMFQFNGVSMQ, encoded by the coding sequence ATGAAGGGAAATACCACGCGCATCATCCTGTCCGCCTTGTTTGCAGGTATTGCTGGCGCTGCACAGGCGGCAGGAACGCTCATCTATTGTTCTGAAGGCAGTCCTGCCGGATTCGATACCCCGCAATATACATCCGGCACCGATTTTGATGCTTCGGCGCGTTCTATTTATAACGGCCTGGTTTCTTTCAGGCGCGGCAGCACCGAAGTGATTCCCGAGCTGGCCGAGAAATGGGACATTTCCGAGAACGGGCTTGAGTACACCTTCCATCTGCGTCGCGGGGTCAAATTTCATACCACACGTTTTTTCACACCCACGCGTGAGCTGATTGCAGATGATGTGGTCTACACCTTCGAGCGCATGATGGATAAAAACCATCCATTTCGCAAGGCGTATCCTGCGGAGTTTCCGTACTTTACCGACATGGGCATGGATAAGAACCTGAAATCCGTGCAAAAGATTGACGATTACACGGTGAAATTTACCCTGAACGAGGTAGATGCGCCTTTTCTGCAGAATATGGCCATGGCATTTGCTGTGATTTTTTCCAAAGAATATATGGAAAAATTGCTCAACGAAGGTAAACCGCAATTGCTCAATCAGCAGCCGCTGGGCACAGGCCCGTTCGTGTTCGACCGCTATCAGAAAGACGCCCAGATCCGCTACAGGGCGAACACGGCGTACTGGGACAAGGAGGAGGGGCCGCTGGTAGACAACCTGATTTTCGCCATTACCAAAGATCCCACGGTACGCGCTCAGAAACTCAGATCCGGCGAATGCCATATCGCCTCTCATCCCTTGCCGGCAGACGTTGAGCGTCTCAAAAAGGAGTCTAACCTCAAAGTGCTTTCCAGCCCGGGCTTCAATGTAGGTTTCATTTACTACAACACGGAAAAAACACCGCTACAGAAACCTGAAGTGCGGATGGCGCTGGATATGGCGATCAACAAGCCGGCCATTATCAAGGCTGTATATGGCGGGCAGGGTGTGCTGGCAGAGGGACCTATGCCCACCACCCAATGGTCCTATGATGACACGCTCAAAGGTCGTTCATACGATGTCGGGAAAGCCAAAGCGTTACTTAAAGAGGCCGGCTATCCCGACGGATTTGAGATGGGCTTGTGGTCTTTGCCTGTGGCCAGACCCTACAACCCCAATGGGCGCCTGATGGCTGAACTGATTCAGGCTGATTGGGCCAAAATCGGAGTCAGAGTCAGCATCAGTACTTACGAATGGGGAGAGTATCTCAGGCGTGCCCAGAAAGGGGAGCATGATGTGATCATGGCCGGCTGGACGGGCGACAATGGCGACCCCGACAACTGGCTCGGCAATCTGCTGTCTTGCGGTGCCGTGGGCGGCAGTAACTATTCACGTTTCTGCTATAGGCCGTTTGATGACCTGGTGGTCAGGGCCAGACGCGAAACCGATCAGCAGGGGCGCACCCAACTATATAAAGAGGCACAGAAAATCTTCCATGAGCAGATGCCCATGTCGCCTATCGGTACGTCGATTGTAAACGTGCCTATGAACAAAAAAGTCCAGGGCTTCAAGATCAGTCCTTTTGGCATGTTCCAGTTCAACGGCGTGAGTATGCAATAG
- a CDS encoding FAD/NAD(P)-binding protein, whose amino-acid sequence MNETHRLAIVGGGSVAVSFLAQFIVLIQKTPIDFPPIHITLFEPTGVIGQGTAYQADLNTNLLNVPANNMSLFDDKRTHFLEWLTTLSKDDLSRYGVKEIDGNDFYPRPLFGRYVSEQFTRIVKLACDLGVTVRVIENAVVAIERQQSRAMMLRDSAGGKYEADRVVLCNGNLSSDKFEALLPQAGFLNSPYPVAELARKIPNSASVGILGSNLSAIDAIVALVAQGHAGPIHCFSRQGRLPSVRSTFPTKVSDRLTRNSVHKWVTEQDGHLDLACIYEQLQKMILSHGYGDDLKDLLGADNSASDQLDWEIETSQARQRPWQSVLASTNDVIDLLWFYLAPEEKQQFQKRWMPQWMSRRAMFPMKNALKLQELMRRRQLYVHGGFQACMPVKDKDVFEVSYENGVGDVESVRCEYIINATGFSQNVEKSADPLVMDLLNSGMATSSPYGGFKLDFNTGSLIASNSEIVDEITVLGSLARGTYFWTISMDVNARLAGEQARQIVNALVVQGDKINVC is encoded by the coding sequence ATGAATGAAACGCATCGGCTTGCTATTGTCGGGGGTGGGTCCGTTGCCGTGTCCTTTCTGGCCCAGTTTATCGTGCTGATTCAGAAGACGCCGATTGACTTTCCACCGATACACATTACATTATTTGAACCAACTGGTGTTATTGGTCAAGGAACTGCGTATCAGGCAGACCTGAACACAAATCTACTAAACGTGCCTGCGAACAATATGTCCTTGTTCGATGACAAGCGAACGCATTTTTTGGAATGGCTCACGACTTTGAGCAAAGATGATTTAAGTCGTTATGGCGTCAAGGAGATTGACGGCAATGATTTCTATCCAAGGCCATTATTCGGTCGCTATGTCAGCGAACAATTTACTCGAATCGTCAAGTTGGCCTGCGATCTTGGTGTGACTGTCCGAGTCATAGAGAATGCGGTTGTGGCGATTGAGCGGCAACAATCCAGAGCAATGATGCTCCGCGACAGCGCAGGCGGCAAGTATGAAGCGGACCGCGTTGTATTGTGTAACGGTAATTTATCATCTGACAAATTTGAGGCGCTGCTCCCACAAGCCGGCTTTTTAAATAGCCCGTACCCTGTTGCTGAATTAGCCAGAAAAATTCCCAATAGTGCGAGTGTCGGTATTCTGGGTAGTAATCTGAGCGCTATCGACGCCATCGTGGCATTGGTGGCGCAAGGGCATGCGGGTCCGATTCATTGCTTCTCCAGGCAAGGGAGATTGCCCTCTGTTAGAAGTACGTTTCCTACGAAGGTGAGTGACCGCTTAACGCGTAACAGTGTACATAAATGGGTTACCGAACAGGATGGGCATCTTGATCTTGCGTGCATTTATGAGCAACTGCAGAAAATGATTCTCTCGCATGGTTACGGAGATGACCTAAAGGATTTGTTGGGGGCGGATAACAGCGCCAGTGACCAGTTAGACTGGGAAATTGAGACATCCCAGGCCAGACAACGACCGTGGCAGTCCGTGCTGGCATCCACAAACGATGTGATTGATTTGCTATGGTTTTATCTCGCCCCAGAAGAGAAGCAACAATTTCAAAAACGGTGGATGCCTCAGTGGATGTCCCGTCGGGCCATGTTCCCAATGAAGAACGCGTTAAAACTCCAGGAGCTGATGCGACGACGACAGTTATACGTTCATGGCGGCTTTCAGGCGTGCATGCCCGTTAAAGATAAGGACGTTTTCGAGGTGAGCTATGAGAATGGAGTAGGGGATGTTGAATCAGTACGATGTGAGTACATAATCAATGCTACCGGATTCTCTCAGAATGTGGAAAAGTCTGCCGATCCACTGGTTATGGATTTGTTGAACTCAGGAATGGCAACATCATCGCCATATGGTGGTTTCAAACTGGATTTCAATACTGGAAGCCTGATTGCATCCAATAGCGAGATCGTTGACGAGATTACCGTTCTGGGAAGTCTGGCTCGCGGCACCTATTTTTGGACGATATCGATGGATGTCAATGCAAGATTGGCCGGTGAACAGGCACGGCAGATAGTCAATGCACTTGTCGTTCAGGGTGACAAAATCAACGTGTGCTGA
- a CDS encoding Bug family tripartite tricarboxylate transporter substrate binding protein: MKFFVKMAAIACLAVSTSVAVAADWPAKPVTLVVPYPPGGATDFSARIYAQYLPEIIGAPVVVDNRAGAGGEIGAEVASRAKPDGYTMLFGAIGSLAINSVLPSKPKTYQFPDAFTGVSFGTAVPLVVAVRSGLGVNSLDELIKKAHDNPGKISYGSAGVGSSQHMAVEKFQLATNTKLLHVPYKGSGPAVTDLLGGQIDMVIETLTTLYPQMNSGKIKFLAVSTADRVKTIPDVPTLTELDIKDYVLTTNYGLLTPSGTPKAIVDKMSEAMQTIAARKDVQDKLVESGANAYASTPDDTNRLLLEEVRKWSDVATRAKVE, translated from the coding sequence ATGAAATTTTTTGTCAAAATGGCAGCAATCGCATGCCTGGCTGTTTCCACATCGGTCGCGGTTGCTGCGGACTGGCCGGCCAAACCGGTAACCCTGGTCGTGCCGTATCCGCCAGGGGGCGCGACCGATTTCTCTGCCAGGATTTATGCGCAATATCTGCCCGAAATCATCGGCGCACCTGTCGTCGTTGATAATCGTGCCGGCGCCGGCGGTGAAATTGGCGCGGAAGTGGCATCACGTGCCAAACCTGATGGGTACACGATGCTGTTTGGCGCCATCGGCAGTCTGGCCATCAACTCGGTACTGCCGTCCAAGCCTAAAACGTATCAATTTCCCGATGCGTTCACAGGCGTATCGTTTGGCACGGCTGTACCTTTGGTGGTCGCTGTTCGCAGCGGGTTGGGCGTTAATTCGCTGGATGAACTCATTAAGAAAGCGCACGATAATCCGGGGAAAATTTCATATGGATCGGCGGGGGTAGGTTCATCGCAACATATGGCGGTGGAAAAATTTCAACTGGCGACAAATACCAAGTTACTGCACGTGCCCTATAAAGGGAGTGGCCCGGCTGTTACCGATTTGCTTGGGGGCCAGATTGATATGGTGATTGAAACGCTGACGACGCTGTATCCGCAAATGAACAGCGGAAAAATCAAATTTCTTGCGGTGAGTACCGCTGACAGGGTCAAAACGATTCCGGACGTACCCACGCTAACAGAACTCGATATCAAAGACTATGTACTAACCACGAATTACGGGCTGCTAACTCCCTCTGGCACACCCAAGGCCATTGTGGACAAAATGTCTGAGGCAATGCAGACGATCGCTGCGCGTAAAGATGTGCAGGATAAATTGGTCGAGTCAGGGGCAAACGCGTATGCGAGTACCCCGGACGATACAAATCGCCTGTTGCTGGAAGAGGTCAGAAAATGGTCTGACGTAGCGACACGGGCCAAAGTCGAGTAA
- a CDS encoding IclR family transcriptional regulator: MDKTLLKGLRLFEIICAQEDQPNTIDDLAISAGLTKSNTHRTLQTLMAAGYVEKSSHTGGYKPTLKVFELAAQRLARLDVRKIAAPLMRRVAQETQETVHLSVLDQFDVIYIDKIDSPNPVRAYSIIGGRAPAYAVATGKALLAFQSSDYLERHVPELLRHTENTITTLSALREELADISRIGYAINRGEWRNNVGGIAAPVFDGHNRVIAAFGISGPLERFTIENMKRWSPVVLDAAREISRESGYRRGYFGESD, from the coding sequence ATGGATAAAACCCTGCTAAAAGGATTGCGGTTGTTTGAAATCATATGCGCTCAGGAAGATCAGCCAAACACGATAGACGACCTGGCTATCTCAGCGGGCCTGACCAAAAGCAATACGCACCGCACATTACAAACGCTCATGGCGGCGGGATATGTGGAAAAAAGCAGTCATACCGGTGGATATAAGCCGACTTTAAAAGTATTCGAGCTGGCTGCCCAGCGCCTCGCGCGCCTGGATGTGCGTAAAATCGCCGCCCCGCTGATGCGTCGAGTTGCACAGGAAACGCAGGAGACAGTGCATCTTTCCGTCCTCGATCAGTTCGATGTGATCTATATCGACAAAATCGACAGCCCCAATCCGGTTCGCGCCTATTCCATTATCGGTGGCCGCGCCCCCGCTTACGCGGTTGCCACGGGCAAGGCACTGCTGGCGTTCCAGTCCAGCGACTATCTGGAACGCCATGTCCCCGAACTCCTTCGCCATACAGAGAATACGATCACCACGCTCAGCGCACTCAGGGAAGAACTGGCTGACATTTCCCGTATTGGCTATGCCATCAATCGTGGTGAATGGCGCAATAACGTTGGTGGCATCGCCGCTCCCGTCTTTGACGGGCACAACAGAGTCATCGCCGCATTCGGTATTTCCGGACCGCTGGAGCGATTTACCATCGAAAACATGAAACGCTGGTCTCCAGTGGTACTGGATGCCGCCCGTGAAATATCCCGAGAATCAGGGTATCGCCGAGGTTACTTCGGCGAATCAGATTAA